One segment of Neodiprion fabricii isolate iyNeoFabr1 chromosome 1, iyNeoFabr1.1, whole genome shotgun sequence DNA contains the following:
- the LOC124187943 gene encoding radial spoke head protein 3 homolog A isoform X1, with amino-acid sequence MPAGISALAPSNPETFNLGDKELPAFTILQKDGLDSSLPLLHAEDDMDFEMSNKIISQNLYNQKQFSRSNDHLLLASLQNQQSNPLKAKHSKSQGNLNRDKPEVKAPMILSTEDFTEVLNAKLRKVREEEDHGKSRKLYTGNNNNFISRKPFITTVKTGEFLMPPPEVASLLGIAVNSSSNSGDDPSPRSKFRPLNLLTKKPEIRHQSHHSRCQAALKATTDFSMALVNSAAPAAEPNRWKRSAPPTQTEQAPMPRALPKKLEPIPSTILPNRDQPVPFGNIMFDRRVVRGSTFASTPMPVDSEQSQAALQAEARRRQLARRRAQTQASRALHLRIGSPPPVSGRKHEPVQTETYLEELFEKPDEFDIGTQTDHFLDRPPTPLYCPAKVGTDQCTQIYPGDLFDYDVEVQPIIEVLVGKTIEQSLIEVLEEEEVATLREQQRKFLELREAEKAEAQRLEEQERRLREEKCRRLKQHEEAVNTQLETEERVAAAVLLTGYIAELLPAVLEGLKMSGFLLDEIKADVEEGFMPWLMKEVKKEMGNMIESRELLMDIIREILENRAETYRRLGEDYDASRDQFDLEEQDEGEGEGHTRDVDFVDYEPPALDDVNPA; translated from the exons ATGCCAGCTGGCATTTCGGCGTTGGCACCCTCAAATCCGGAGACCTTCAACCTCGGCGACAAAGAACTACCAGCGTTTACCATCCTCCAGAAGGATGGCCTCGACTCTTCGCTACCTTTGCTACACGCCGAAGACGACATGGATTTCGAAAtgtcgaataaaattatttctcaaaatttgtaCAACCAGAAACAGTTTAGCAGATCGAACGATCACCTGCTACTGGCGAGCCTCCAGAACCAGCAATCAAATCCGCTGAAAGCCAAGCACAGTAAAAGCCAGGGGAATCTCAATAGAGATAAGCCTGAAGTTAAAGCTCCAATGATTCTGTCGACCGAAGATTTCACCGAAGTCTTGAACGCGAAGCTACGAAAGgtacgagaagaagaagatcaCGGTAAATCGAGAAAACTTTACACCggtaacaacaataatttcatATCGAGAAAGCCTTTCATCACAACGGTGAAAACCGGTGAATTCCTGATGCCGCCACCGGAAGTAGCTTCTCTCCTTGGCATAGCTGTGAACAGCAGCTCTAACAGCGGGGACGATCCAAGTCCAAGGTCAAAGTTCCGGCCGTTGAACTTGCTGACAAAAAAGCCGGAAATCAGACACCAAAGTCATCACTCGAGGTGCCAAGCCGCCCTGAAGGCGACCACGGATTTCTCAATGGCTTTGGTGAACTCGGCAGCGCCGGCGGCGGAGCCGAATAGGTGGAAGAGGAGCGCGCCACCGACGCAAAC CGAACAAGCACCAATGCCTAGAGCGTTACCGAAAAAATTGGAACCGATCCCGAGCACCATTCTGCCGAACCG TGATCAACCGGTTCCCTTCGGGAACATTATGTTCGATCGTCGCGTCGTTCGCGGGAGTACTTTCGCCTCAACTCCGATGCCT GTGGACAGTGAACAATCGCAGGCCGCGCTTCAGGCGGAAGCCAGGCGTCGACAACTCGCGAGAAGACGGGCACAGACTCAGGCGAGTCGAGCGTTGCACTTACGGATCGGTTCTCCACCGCCGGTTTCCGGTAGGAAACACGAACCGGTGCAGACGGAAACCTACCTCGAAGAG CTATTTGAAAAACCGGACGAATTCGACATCGGCACGCAGACCGATCACTTCCTCGATCGACCACCAACGCCTCTCTATTGTCCGGCGAAAGTTGGAACGGATCAGTGTACTCAGATATACCCTGGTGAC TTATTCGACTACGATGTCGAGGTGCAGCCTATCATTGAGGTACTGGTTGGGAAGACCATCGAACAATCGCTCATCGAGGttctcgaagaggaagaagttGCGACCTTGCGGGAGCAGCAGCGGAAATTCCTGGAGCTGCGGGAGGCAGAAAAGGCAGAAGCACAGCGTCTCGAGGAACAAGAGAGACGATTACGCGAAGAGAAA TGCCGACGTCTGAAGCAACACGAGGAAGCGGTAAATACCCAGTTGGAGACAGAAGAGCGGGTAGCTGCGGCAGTTCTTCTAACGGGATACATCGCAGAACTTTTACCGGCAGTCCTGGAGGGATTAAAGATGTCAGGGTTCCTGCTGGATGAAATCAAAGCAG ACGTCGAGGAGGGCTTCATGCCGTGGCTGATGAAGGAGGTGAAAAAAGAGATGGGCAACATGATCGAGAGCCGAGAGTTGCTGATGG ATATCATCAGAGAGATACTGGAGAATCGTGCTGAGACGTATCGTCGCCTGGGCGAAGATTACGACGCCTCCAGAGACCAGTTCGACCTTGAGGAACAGGACGAGGGTGAAGGCGAGGGCCACACTCGGGACGTGGACTTCGTCGATTACGAGCCCCCAGCCCTGGACGATGTCAATCCAGCTTAG
- the LOC124187943 gene encoding radial spoke head protein 3 homolog isoform X2 codes for MPAGISALAPSNPETFNLGDKELPAFTILQKDGLDSSLPLLHAEDDMDFEMSNKIISQNLYNQKQFSRSNDHLLLASLQNQQSNPLKAKHSKSQGNLNRDKPEVKAPMILSTEDFTEVLNAKLRKVREEEDHGKSRKLYTGNNNNFISRKPFITTVKTGEFLMPPPEVASLLGIAVNSSSNSGDDPSPRSKFRPLNLLTKKPEIRHQSHHSRCQAALKATTDFSMALVNSAAPAAEPNRWKRSAPPTQTDQPVPFGNIMFDRRVVRGSTFASTPMPVDSEQSQAALQAEARRRQLARRRAQTQASRALHLRIGSPPPVSGRKHEPVQTETYLEELFEKPDEFDIGTQTDHFLDRPPTPLYCPAKVGTDQCTQIYPGDLFDYDVEVQPIIEVLVGKTIEQSLIEVLEEEEVATLREQQRKFLELREAEKAEAQRLEEQERRLREEKCRRLKQHEEAVNTQLETEERVAAAVLLTGYIAELLPAVLEGLKMSGFLLDEIKADVEEGFMPWLMKEVKKEMGNMIESRELLMDIIREILENRAETYRRLGEDYDASRDQFDLEEQDEGEGEGHTRDVDFVDYEPPALDDVNPA; via the exons ATGCCAGCTGGCATTTCGGCGTTGGCACCCTCAAATCCGGAGACCTTCAACCTCGGCGACAAAGAACTACCAGCGTTTACCATCCTCCAGAAGGATGGCCTCGACTCTTCGCTACCTTTGCTACACGCCGAAGACGACATGGATTTCGAAAtgtcgaataaaattatttctcaaaatttgtaCAACCAGAAACAGTTTAGCAGATCGAACGATCACCTGCTACTGGCGAGCCTCCAGAACCAGCAATCAAATCCGCTGAAAGCCAAGCACAGTAAAAGCCAGGGGAATCTCAATAGAGATAAGCCTGAAGTTAAAGCTCCAATGATTCTGTCGACCGAAGATTTCACCGAAGTCTTGAACGCGAAGCTACGAAAGgtacgagaagaagaagatcaCGGTAAATCGAGAAAACTTTACACCggtaacaacaataatttcatATCGAGAAAGCCTTTCATCACAACGGTGAAAACCGGTGAATTCCTGATGCCGCCACCGGAAGTAGCTTCTCTCCTTGGCATAGCTGTGAACAGCAGCTCTAACAGCGGGGACGATCCAAGTCCAAGGTCAAAGTTCCGGCCGTTGAACTTGCTGACAAAAAAGCCGGAAATCAGACACCAAAGTCATCACTCGAGGTGCCAAGCCGCCCTGAAGGCGACCACGGATTTCTCAATGGCTTTGGTGAACTCGGCAGCGCCGGCGGCGGAGCCGAATAGGTGGAAGAGGAGCGCGCCACCGACGCAAAC TGATCAACCGGTTCCCTTCGGGAACATTATGTTCGATCGTCGCGTCGTTCGCGGGAGTACTTTCGCCTCAACTCCGATGCCT GTGGACAGTGAACAATCGCAGGCCGCGCTTCAGGCGGAAGCCAGGCGTCGACAACTCGCGAGAAGACGGGCACAGACTCAGGCGAGTCGAGCGTTGCACTTACGGATCGGTTCTCCACCGCCGGTTTCCGGTAGGAAACACGAACCGGTGCAGACGGAAACCTACCTCGAAGAG CTATTTGAAAAACCGGACGAATTCGACATCGGCACGCAGACCGATCACTTCCTCGATCGACCACCAACGCCTCTCTATTGTCCGGCGAAAGTTGGAACGGATCAGTGTACTCAGATATACCCTGGTGAC TTATTCGACTACGATGTCGAGGTGCAGCCTATCATTGAGGTACTGGTTGGGAAGACCATCGAACAATCGCTCATCGAGGttctcgaagaggaagaagttGCGACCTTGCGGGAGCAGCAGCGGAAATTCCTGGAGCTGCGGGAGGCAGAAAAGGCAGAAGCACAGCGTCTCGAGGAACAAGAGAGACGATTACGCGAAGAGAAA TGCCGACGTCTGAAGCAACACGAGGAAGCGGTAAATACCCAGTTGGAGACAGAAGAGCGGGTAGCTGCGGCAGTTCTTCTAACGGGATACATCGCAGAACTTTTACCGGCAGTCCTGGAGGGATTAAAGATGTCAGGGTTCCTGCTGGATGAAATCAAAGCAG ACGTCGAGGAGGGCTTCATGCCGTGGCTGATGAAGGAGGTGAAAAAAGAGATGGGCAACATGATCGAGAGCCGAGAGTTGCTGATGG ATATCATCAGAGAGATACTGGAGAATCGTGCTGAGACGTATCGTCGCCTGGGCGAAGATTACGACGCCTCCAGAGACCAGTTCGACCTTGAGGAACAGGACGAGGGTGAAGGCGAGGGCCACACTCGGGACGTGGACTTCGTCGATTACGAGCCCCCAGCCCTGGACGATGTCAATCCAGCTTAG